A portion of the Polaribacter cellanae genome contains these proteins:
- a CDS encoding DNA gyrase/topoisomerase IV subunit A: MSEEINENEHEEELMNQNEELESSQEETITKVTGMYKEWFLDYASYVILERAVPSLEDGLKPVQRRIMHSMKDLDDGRYNKVANIVGHTMQYHPHGDASIADAMVQIGQKELLIDMQGNWGNILTGDRAAASRYIEARLSKFALDVVFNPKTTDWKMSYDGRRKEPIDLPVKFPLLLAQGAEGIAVGLSTKILPHNFIELIDASIKYLKGRSFKIVPDFLTGGIADFTNYKDGKRGGKVRVRAKIAQLDKKTLIISEIPFGTTTSSLIDSIIKANEKGKIKIKKIEDNTAAEVEILVHLPPNVSPDKSIDALYAFTNCETSISPLCCTIENNKPVFLGVSELLKHSTDLTVELLKKELEIQLNELEEQWHFSSLERIFIENRIYRDIEEEETWEGVIEAIDKGLKPHIKHLKRAITVDDITRLTEIRIKKISKFDIDKAKQFIESLEDKIATVKGHLANLIEFAIDYFKRLKETYGKGKERKTEIRIFDDIVASKVAMNNAKLYVNRAEGFIGTSLKRDEFVCDCSDIDDIIIFRKDGGMMVTKVDAKTFVGKDIIHVAVFKKKDKRTVYNYMYRDGLKGPSYMKRFNVTSVTRDKEYDLTNGNKKSLVHYFSANPNGEAEVVTINLRSVGSVKKLKWDIDFADLAVKGRAVRGNRITKYAIKSVDFKSEGVSTLKPRKIWFDDAVQRLNVDDRGELLGEFKAEDKLLIITQSGKAKAVKPDLTMHFEDDMIVLEKWKPNKPISAIYYDGEKERYYVKRFLIETPEKEEEFISDHPKSQLEIVATDYRPVAEVQFSKRSLDNEEVNFEEFIAVKGIKAQGNQLTTEKIKNVNLLESLSFEEEVEETTEEIEVVDEEVVEDKLPIDVPVVEKPVLEDADKEDKKQALLKKAIQKKKENTDDDTQQKLF, translated from the coding sequence ATGAGTGAAGAAATAAATGAAAACGAACACGAAGAAGAATTAATGAACCAAAATGAGGAGTTAGAATCGTCTCAAGAAGAAACCATTACCAAGGTTACAGGAATGTACAAAGAGTGGTTTTTAGATTATGCTTCGTATGTAATTTTAGAAAGAGCAGTGCCTTCTTTGGAAGACGGTTTAAAGCCTGTGCAACGTAGAATTATGCATTCTATGAAAGATTTAGACGATGGACGTTACAATAAAGTAGCGAATATTGTTGGGCATACCATGCAATATCATCCTCATGGAGATGCTTCTATTGCGGATGCAATGGTGCAAATTGGTCAGAAAGAATTGCTGATTGACATGCAAGGAAACTGGGGAAATATTCTCACAGGAGACAGAGCTGCAGCCTCTAGATATATTGAGGCACGTTTGTCTAAATTTGCGTTGGATGTTGTTTTTAATCCGAAAACGACAGATTGGAAAATGTCTTACGATGGAAGACGAAAAGAACCGATAGATTTGCCTGTAAAATTTCCGCTTTTGTTGGCACAAGGAGCAGAAGGAATTGCAGTTGGGTTATCAACCAAAATATTGCCTCATAATTTTATTGAATTGATTGATGCTTCTATAAAATATTTAAAAGGAAGAAGTTTTAAAATTGTTCCCGATTTTTTAACGGGTGGAATTGCAGATTTTACCAATTATAAAGACGGAAAACGTGGAGGAAAAGTAAGAGTTCGTGCAAAAATTGCGCAATTAGATAAGAAAACGCTTATAATTAGCGAGATTCCTTTTGGCACCACAACTTCATCTTTAATTGATAGTATTATTAAAGCCAATGAAAAAGGGAAAATAAAAATTAAAAAAATTGAAGACAATACTGCAGCAGAAGTAGAAATTTTAGTGCATTTACCGCCAAATGTTTCACCAGATAAAAGTATTGATGCTTTGTACGCTTTTACCAATTGTGAAACTTCCATTTCGCCTTTATGTTGTACGATTGAAAATAATAAACCTGTTTTTTTAGGAGTTTCGGAATTGTTAAAACATTCCACAGATTTAACGGTTGAATTGCTGAAAAAAGAATTAGAAATTCAGTTAAATGAGTTGGAAGAACAGTGGCATTTTTCTTCTTTGGAAAGAATTTTTATTGAAAATAGAATTTATCGAGATATTGAAGAGGAAGAAACTTGGGAAGGCGTTATTGAAGCGATTGACAAAGGTTTAAAACCTCATATAAAACATTTAAAACGTGCCATAACTGTTGATGATATTACACGTTTAACGGAAATACGAATTAAGAAAATTTCGAAGTTTGATATTGACAAAGCCAAGCAGTTTATTGAAAGTTTAGAAGATAAAATAGCTACTGTAAAAGGTCATTTGGCCAATTTGATAGAATTTGCAATCGACTATTTTAAGCGTTTAAAAGAAACCTATGGAAAAGGAAAAGAGCGCAAAACAGAGATTCGAATTTTTGATGACATTGTAGCCTCTAAAGTGGCAATGAACAATGCAAAACTCTATGTAAATAGGGCAGAAGGTTTTATTGGAACTTCATTAAAAAGAGACGAGTTTGTTTGCGATTGTTCCGATATAGATGATATTATTATCTTTAGAAAAGATGGTGGTATGATGGTGACAAAAGTAGATGCGAAAACCTTTGTGGGAAAAGACATTATTCACGTTGCCGTTTTTAAGAAAAAAGACAAACGAACAGTGTACAATTATATGTATAGAGATGGTTTAAAAGGTCCTTCTTACATGAAACGTTTTAATGTAACTTCTGTAACTCGAGATAAAGAATACGATTTAACCAATGGAAATAAAAAATCTTTGGTACATTATTTTTCTGCCAATCCAAATGGAGAAGCAGAAGTAGTAACTATTAATCTGCGTTCTGTAGGAAGCGTTAAAAAGCTGAAATGGGATATTGATTTTGCAGATTTAGCAGTAAAAGGAAGAGCCGTTCGTGGTAATAGAATTACAAAATATGCTATAAAAAGTGTCGATTTTAAATCGGAAGGCGTTTCTACTTTAAAACCACGTAAAATTTGGTTTGATGATGCTGTACAACGTTTAAATGTAGATGATAGAGGAGAGCTATTAGGAGAATTTAAAGCAGAAGACAAGTTGTTAATCATTACCCAAAGTGGAAAAGCAAAAGCCGTTAAACCAGATTTGACAATGCATTTTGAGGATGATATGATTGTCTTGGAAAAATGGAAACCTAACAAACCGATTTCTGCGATTTATTATGATGGTGAAAAAGAGCGTTATTATGTAAAACGTTTCTTAATTGAAACTCCAGAAAAGGAAGAAGAATTTATTTCCGACCATCCAAAAAGTCAGTTAGAAATTGTTGCCACAGATTATAGACCTGTTGCAGAAGTGCAGTTTTCTAAAAGAAGTTTAGATAATGAAGAAGTTAATTTTGAAGAGTTTATTGCAGTTAAGGGGATTAAAGCACAAGGCAACCAGCTAACAACAGAAAAAATTAAAAATGTAAATTTATTAGAATCTTTATCTTTTGAAGAAGAAGTGGAGGAAACTACAGAAGAAATAGAAGTGGTTGATGAAGAAGTAGTTGAAGATAAATTACCAATTGATGTACCTGTTGTAGAAAAACCTGTTTTAGAAGATGCTGATAAAGAGGATAAAAAACAAGCACTTTTAAAGAAAGCCATTCAGAAGAAAAAAGAAAATACGGATGATGATACACAACAGAAGTTGTTTTAG
- a CDS encoding DNA topoisomerase IV subunit B, whose product MSQETKYTEDNIRSLDWKEHIRMRPGMYIGKLGDGSSADDGIYILVKEVLDNSIDEYVMGAGKTIEISIHGSKVTVRDYGRGIPLGKVVDVVSKMNTGGKYDSKAFKKSVGLNGVGTKAVNALSSFFRVESSREGKSASAEFSQGNLENQEFLEETSRRKGTKVSFVPDEEIFKKYKFRNEYVAKMLKNYVYLNPGLTIIFNGEKYFSENGLKDLLEDNNNKDDMLYPIIHLKGHDIEVAITHSKTQYSEEYHSFVNGQHTTQGGTHQSAFREAIVKTIREFYGKNFEASDIRKSIISAIAIKVMEPVFESQTKTKLGSTDMGGDLPTVRTYINDFLKTKLDNYLHKNTEVADKLQKKIMQAEKERKELSGIRKLARDRAKKASLHNKKLRDCRIHLGDIKKENYLETTLFITEGDSASGSITKSRNVNTQAVFSLKGKPLNSYGLSKKIVYENEEFNLLQAALNIEDGLEDLRYNNIVIATDADVDGMHIRLLLITFFLQFFPELIKEGHLYILETPLFRVRNKKETFYCYSDEEKREAIEKLRGKPEITRFKGLGEISPNEFVHFIGNDIRLDPVMLDKEMSIEQMLQFYMGKNTPDRQKFIINNLKVELDYVEDEV is encoded by the coding sequence ATGAGTCAAGAAACAAAATATACAGAAGATAATATCAGGTCTTTAGATTGGAAAGAGCATATTAGAATGCGTCCAGGAATGTACATTGGAAAATTAGGAGATGGCTCTTCTGCAGACGATGGAATTTATATTTTGGTAAAGGAAGTTTTAGACAATTCCATTGACGAATATGTAATGGGAGCTGGAAAAACTATTGAAATTTCCATCCATGGAAGTAAAGTTACAGTTCGAGATTATGGTCGTGGAATTCCATTAGGAAAAGTAGTGGATGTAGTTTCCAAGATGAATACTGGTGGGAAATACGACTCGAAAGCCTTTAAAAAATCGGTGGGTTTAAATGGAGTTGGTACAAAAGCGGTAAACGCATTATCTTCTTTTTTTAGAGTAGAATCTTCTCGAGAAGGAAAATCTGCTTCTGCAGAATTTAGTCAAGGAAATTTAGAAAATCAGGAATTTTTAGAAGAAACTTCAAGAAGAAAAGGAACGAAAGTTTCATTTGTACCAGATGAAGAAATCTTTAAAAAATACAAGTTCAGAAATGAATATGTAGCAAAAATGCTGAAGAATTATGTGTATTTAAACCCAGGTTTAACCATAATTTTTAATGGAGAAAAGTATTTCTCTGAAAACGGATTGAAAGATTTATTGGAAGATAATAACAACAAGGATGATATGTTATATCCAATAATTCATTTGAAGGGACACGATATTGAAGTTGCCATTACACACAGTAAAACCCAATATTCCGAGGAGTACCATTCGTTTGTAAATGGGCAACATACCACACAAGGAGGAACACATCAATCTGCATTTAGAGAAGCCATTGTAAAAACCATTCGTGAATTTTACGGAAAGAATTTTGAAGCTTCTGACATACGAAAATCGATAATTTCTGCAATCGCCATAAAAGTGATGGAACCTGTTTTTGAAAGTCAGACAAAGACAAAGTTAGGTTCTACAGATATGGGTGGAGATTTACCAACGGTTCGAACCTATATAAACGATTTTCTAAAAACAAAATTAGACAATTACCTGCATAAGAATACTGAAGTTGCAGACAAACTTCAGAAAAAAATTATGCAAGCAGAAAAAGAACGTAAAGAACTTTCTGGTATTCGAAAATTGGCAAGAGATAGAGCCAAAAAAGCGAGTCTGCATAACAAAAAACTACGTGATTGTAGAATTCATTTAGGTGATATTAAAAAAGAAAATTATTTAGAAACTACTTTGTTTATTACAGAGGGAGACTCTGCTTCTGGCTCGATTACAAAATCTCGAAATGTAAATACACAAGCTGTTTTTAGTTTGAAAGGAAAACCTTTAAATTCTTACGGATTAAGTAAGAAAATTGTGTATGAAAACGAGGAATTTAATCTTTTACAAGCTGCGTTAAATATCGAAGATGGTTTGGAAGATTTACGTTATAACAATATTGTAATTGCAACAGATGCCGATGTTGATGGAATGCACATTCGTCTATTATTAATTACATTTTTCTTGCAGTTTTTTCCTGAATTGATAAAAGAAGGACATTTATATATTTTAGAAACTCCGTTGTTTAGAGTTAGAAATAAAAAAGAAACTTTTTATTGTTATTCGGATGAGGAAAAACGAGAAGCAATAGAGAAATTAAGAGGAAAACCAGAAATAACACGATTTAAAGGTTTGGGTGAAATTTCGCCAAATGAATTTGTCCATTTTATTGGAAATGACATTCGTTTAGATCCAGTAATGTTAGACAAAGAAATGTCTATTGAGCAAATGTTGCAGTTTTATATGGGAAAAAACACACCAGACAGACAAAAATTTATCATAAACAACCTAAAAGTAGAGTTGGATTACGTAGAAGATGAAGTTTAG